The following DNA comes from bacterium.
GGCGGCGCCGCCCAAGGCGCGGCGCCGCCGGCCGCGCGGGTAACCGTTACACCGGGTTGATCCAGAATGCCTGCGACCACGCGGTCGCGGGGACGCCCATCCGGGTCGTCGTGCGTCCGGCGCACTCCACCCTGACGAATTGCTCATCGCCCGCCGGCTCGTAGGTGGCGGACGGACCGGACAGCTCTGCGCGGACCGCATCCGACGCGTCGAGAAACCGGATCACCGGCGCGTCGGTCCGGACGGCGATCGCCCCGTCCCGCACGCCGAACTCCGCGGCCGGTCCCGTCGACGCGTAGAAGGCGAGCGAGCGCAGCGCATCGAGGAACGTCCCCGCCGCCACGTCGGGCGTCTTCACCATCACCCACCCTGTGTTGAGATCCCGCCGGCGGTGCAGGTCGTCCGCCGCCACCGCCCCGACCGCGCCCGCGGGTCCGCGGCGCCGCAGGGCGGCCGTCCAGCGTCGAAGATCGGCGCAGGTGCCGCTGTGATGGTTGCTGATCTCGACGAGATGGTAGCCGCGAAGCGCCACCATCTCGTCGGCCGACCAGCGCCCCGTCCACAAGTTGCCGCTCCAGGAGGGATGATGCAGCGACACGACGCCGCCCGCGGCCGCGGTCGCGTCGACACAGGCCTGCGCGCCGCGCGGCGCAAGCGATCCCGGCGCGCCGAGACGGCCCATGTGGGGCCCGAGCGGGCGGAACGGACGCGCGATCGTGGTCTCCACGCCGGGCAGCGCCAGAAACGCGTCGTCGTTGAAGTCCGCGCACGCCGTGACGCGATTGTGGTCGGTGAAGACCACGAAAGTGTACCCGGCCGCGCGGTAGCGCTCGAGCACGACGCGGGGGTCGTCGCTCCCGTCCGAGCGCGTCGTGTGGCAGTGCAGCTGGGCCTTGCGATAGGTGCCCGGCGCGGCGTACGGATCCGCGATCACGCCCGGGATTTCGGGCCGCGGCTAGTTGTGATCCTGCGCGGGCGTCAGCGCCGGTGCGTCGCCGGGCTGCGCGGGCGCGGATCCGGCGCCCGGCGTGCCGGGCCGCACAGCGGGGGCCGGCTTCACCGGGCACGTGATGTGGTATCCCATCCCGTCGAGCTCCGTGCACAGCGCGCCGATCCGCGCGGGCGTCTCCGGGTGGTCCTCGAACGCGCGGGCCAGGCCCGGCTGCGTCTTTTCTTGAGCCTGCAGCCGCTCGAAGAACGCGATCGACTGCGTCGGGTCGTAGCCGGCTTTGCGCGCGTAGATCACGCCGTAGTGATCGGCCTCGGACTCCTTGTCGCGCGAGAACTTGGCGTCGATCATGTTGCGGCCGATCTGGCTCAGGATGTATGCCGGGTATCCGCCGCCGAACAGCACCTGGGTCACGATCAACGCGCCGAACTGCAGCTCCATGTCCTTCTGTGCCAGATCCACCGCGTGGCGGTGCGCCACGTGCGTCGTCTCATGGCCGATCACGAACGCGAGCTCGTCCTGGGACTTCACAAACCCGAAGAGGCCGCGCGTCGCGAAGACGTAGCCCCCGGGCGCGGCGATCGCATTCACGCTGGTGTCCTTGAGAATGTGGTAGGTCCACGGCAGGTTGGGTCGCTCGGACACCGCGGCGAGCTTGTGCCCGAGTTCGCTGAGGTTCCGCGTGAGCCCCGGATCGTCGACGAAGCCCGGTTTCGCCCGCAGCTGCCGCTCGACTTCGCGGCCGATCTGGATCTCCTGCTGCTCGCTGACGCTGAAGAGCGCCGCGTTCGCGGCCGGCATCGGGCCCGCCACCGGAAACGCGCCCGCGGCCCCAACCGCGGCTGCGAGTGCGGCAATCGCGATCCGTCGAAAGTTGAACACGTCCGCCGTCCCCTCACGGTCCCTGACTTCGGACTGCCGTCTTGTTTCGTAACGCGCTCGCGCCGCCCCCGGTTTCCACGACCGGCGGCCCGCAAGTGGAGTCTTCCCGGAGCGGCCGATGGTTCCTATGCTAGAATCGTGGCCGTGAAGATCAAGGTCCGCCTGTTCGCCTCATACCGGGAAGCCGTGGGCGCCTCGCAGGTCGAACTCCCGCTGCGCGACGACGCCGACGGCGCCGCGCTGTGGGCGGCGCTCGTCGCCCGGTACCCCGGTCTCGAGACCCTCCCGCCGCCGTCCGGATACGCGATCGACGACGAGTACGTGAGCGGCAACCGCCCGCTCCACGGGGCCGCGGAGGTCGCGTTGATTCCGCCGGTCAGCGGCGGCGGTCAGACCGTGACCATCGAGCTGACGGAAGGGCCGATCTCCACGGACCGCGTGCTCGCGGCGGTCGCGGACCCGCGCGCCGGCGCGGTGGTGCTGTTCCTCGGGGTGGTGCGCAACAACGCGCGCGGCCGGCGCGTCGACCATCTGGTCTACGAGGCGTACGACGCGCTCGCCCGCCGGGAGCTCGAGAAGATCGCCGCGGCGGTCGCCGAACGCTGGCCGGTCACCCGCGTCGCGATCACGCACCGCACGGGCCGCTTGGGCGTCGGGGAGACCAGCGTCGCGGTCGCGGTCTCGGCACCGCACCGGGGCGAGGCCTTCGAGGCCGGCCGCTATGCGATCGACACGCTCAAGCAGACCGTGCCCATCTGGAAGAAAGAAGTGTGGGAAGGCGGCGCCGCGTGGATCGGCGCCGGGCGCTGACGCCTTAGGGCTCCAGCACCAGCTTTCCGAAGTGCTCGCTCCGCTCCATCGCTTCGTGCGCACGCCGCGCGTCTTCGAGCGGCCGCGCGTCGTGGACGACCGGACGCAGCCGTCCGGCCTCGACGAGGCGCAGGATCTCGTACATCGTCCCCTTGCCGCCCATGAAGGTGCCGCGGATGAGGAGCTTCCGCGCGAAGACGTAGCGCAGATCCGTCTGCGCGGTGAAGCCGCTCGTCGACCCGCACGTGACGAGGCGTCCCCCGCGGGCGAGCGCCTTGAGGCTCGTCTCCCACGTCGCCTGCCCGACGTGCTCGAAGACGACGTCCACCCCGCGCCGTCCGGTCAGGCGGCGCACCTCGTCGCCCACCTGCTGCGTGGCGTGATTGATGGTCTCGTCGGCGCCGAGGGCTCGGGCCCGTTCGAGCTTCCAGTCCGCGCCGGCGATCGCGATGACGCGCGCGTCGAATTCCTTGGCGATCTGGATCGCGGCGCTGCCGACGCCGCTGCCGGCGCCCCAGACCAGCACGGTCTCCGACGGCCGCACGCGCGCGCCGGCCACCAGCATGTCCCAGGCCGTCAGGAAGACGAGCGGAACCGCCGCCGCTTCACGAAAGGACAGCCGCGCGGGCTTCGGCAGAACGTTGGCCTCGGGCACGGCCACGAGGTCCGCGTAGCCGCCCGGGAGGTGCTCGCCGAGGATCGCGTACTCGCGGCAGAGGTTGTCGTCGCCGCTGAGGCACGCTTCGCAGTGGCCGCAGCTCAGCCCCGGGTTGACGACGACCGCATCGCCGGCCTTGCACGACGTGACGCCCGGCCCGACCGCGGCCACCTCCCCCGCCACGTCGCTGCCGAGCGTATGCGGCAGCGGCAGCTTCATCCCGGGGATGCCGCGCCGCACGTGGATGTCGAGGTGGTTCAACGCGCAGGCGCGCACGCGGACGAGCACCTGATGCGGCCCCGGAACCGGGTCCGGCGCCTCCTCGTAGGTGAGAACCTCGGGGCCCCCGTGCTGGTGGAACCGAACGGCACGCATCGCCGATCCTAGTTCTCGGTGCCGCCGGGGCCGCCCTGCGATGCCGCCGGCCTCGCCTGATCCGTTATACTGAAAACGTCGCCGATAGGAGGATGCCGCTGATGAGTTCGCGTACGCACCGCCGCCGCACGCCGTTCGCCGTCTCCGCCGCGACCGTCCTCGCGTTGTTCGCCGCGCTCCTCGCGGCCGGCGGGCTCACCGCACGGGCGCAGCAGGCGGGCTCGAGCTGGCGCAGCCTGATCCCCGGGCTCAAGGCGCAGGCCGCGCAGCACCCCGATCCCGAAACGTCCTACCGGCTCGCGATGGTGTACGCCCACGAAGGCATGCTGATCGACGGCTGGCACGTCTTCAAACAGATCGACCGGATGGTGGGCGGCGAATCCGGCCGGCCCGCGCTCGAGCGCCGCATCATTCAGCGCGCGTCCGCCGACGTGCAGAAGAACCCGAAGGATCTGCTCGCCCGGTACTCGCTCGCGTTTGCGTCCTGGGTGTCGGGCGATCACGACACGGCCTTCCGGGAGCTGCAGGAGGTGACCCGCCAGGAGCCCGGCAACGCGATGAACCACGGCTACCTCGGGTACGCGTACTCGACCCACAACGACGCGAAGAACACCGTGGCACAGTGGGAAGACGCCGTGCACCTCGACCCGAGCAACAGCGTACTGCACTACATGCTCGGCTCGGCCTACTACCGCACCGGTCGCAACCGCGACGCGGCGATACAGTTCAACCTCGCCTACCGGGACCGGACGCTCTACAACTACATCACGCGCGGCGAGGAGCCGTAACCGAGAACTCTGCATGTTTGTTCGCTTGTATGTATACATATAGTGCACGCGAGTTACACGTGGGTGCCGGGTGGGGTCTTATCGCGACTTGGAGTTCGACCGCAATTTCGGCGCGAGTTTGTGGAGCCTACACAATGGAAGGCTTCGGTGTAGCTCCGGACCCTGTCAACCGTAAATTGGTCCGAGTTCGAGGACTGGCCGTTTAGATCACGGCGGCGCTACCGTCGCCGGACCACCGCGCGCCCGGCGGCGAGCAGCACCCCCCCTGTGAGCGCGGTAATCGACCACGGCAAGCCAAACGCAAGGATCAACACCACGCCGGTCTCCGGCGGCAGTTGCGCGCCCTGCAGGACGCCGATGAAGCGGTCCGCGCCGATCCGCGTCCAGACCGCCCCGACAGCGGCGAGCAATCCGTAGCGCGCCATCGGTGGCGCCGCCCACGCCGCGACCAACCCGGCAATGCCGGGGGAGATCACGGGAAGCCACAGAAGCACGCCGGCAAACGGACCGGCGGGCCGGCCGTTCAGCGACGACCCCGACCCGGCGCTGAGCCCGTCGATCAACTCAAAGACCGCGGCTCCGATGATGACGGCCAGCACCCAGCGGCCGGCTGCGCGGGCCGGACCCCCCGGACCGGGGCGGGCGGTGCGGTTATGGCTTATCGTCGCTCTCGAGGTCGGTGAAGTGGGCGTGCGTCCCGCCCTCGGCGATGAAACGGCGGGTTTGGTAGTAGATCGTGACCTTGTCCGCGGTCAGCGTGCCCTGGCGGCGCGTCACGAAGGTGTGTCCCGTGAACACCGCGACCGACTTGGCGAAATCCACGTTCGCGACGCTCGAGGTGATCGTCGCCCCGTAGACCTCGGCGGTCACCGGGCCGTGGACCGTGGCCCGCTCCTGCTTCTGGTAGAACTCCACCCAGTCGCCGAGGATCCGCCCCACCCGGTTCGACGCCACGACGTGGCCGCTGATGACGCCGTAACGAGCGCCTTGATTGTAGACCAGGCGGTCGCCGTTGACGATGAGGTCGGGCGCCATGAACATCGTGATGTGCCGGTCGGCCACGAGCCGGCCGGCCCCACGGTCGGCGGCGATGCGGTCGGCCTGGAGCGCGTAGTCTTTCGTCTCCGCGCTCGCGCTGCCGGCCATGACGATCCTGCTCACCTGGTTCGCCTGGGTAAAGGTGACCGTGATGTCGTCCCCTCCCGCCTTGCCCTGCGTGTCCGTGAGGACGACGTGGCCCGTCAGCCGGGCCGTGCGGTCGTCGCGCCGGAGGCGCAGAACGTCGGCCGTCGCGACGCCGGTCTGGTACGTGAGCCGAACGTGGCCGCGGGCCGTCAGGCCCGTGCCGGTGTTCGCGAGCACGACCTCATCGGCGGTGATGTTGAGCGGACCTTGCAGGGCCGGGAACGGCTGCGCGCCGGCGGGCACCGGGGCCGCGCGCGCCCGCGGCGACGGGACGGCACCGAGACCGGCGAGGCTCAGCACGATCGCCGCGGCGCCCGCGAGGGCGCGCCGCGGGAAGCGGGACCGCGTCACCCGCGTCCGGCCTGGCTCCGGTCGGCGGCGCGGTCCTCCGGAAGCAGCGCACCGGCTCCGACCTCGCGGCACGCGGCGCAGTAGCCGTAGAACTCGATCCGGTGGCTGACGACGCCGAACGCGGGGTCGGTGAGCCCGGACTGCTCGCGCTCCAGCACCTCCGCCACGCGTCCCTGCGGCAGATCGACGACGGCGCCGCAGCGCAGACAGGTGCCGTGGTAGTGCGGCTGCGGGTTGGCGCAGAAGACGGCGCGCCCGTCGCCGTAGGTCAGCCGGCGCACGATCCCGAGCCGGCCGAGCAGCTCGAGCGTGCGGTATGTCGTCGCGAGGTTCACGGTGGGACACAGCGCGCGGGCGCGGCGGCACACGTCCTCCGCCGGCACGTTGATCCGCCCGGTGCTGAGCAGGCTCTGTAGAATCGCGCGGCGCTGCGGTGTGGCCCGGTAGCCCTGCCGCTCCAGCGCGCGGAGATGAGCCGCGACGCTGCCGGGCCGGCGGCGTCGGGGCGCGCGCCCGACGCCGCGGGCAGGACGGCCGCCGGCCGTGATCGCCGGCGACCGCATCCCCACTTTGTTGGACGGAACCGCCACGGCCGGCCGTCCGCTAAAAGAATTCCCGCCGCAGCGCGTCCGCCTGAGCCGACGTGAGCGGCGCGAGCGTGCGCTTCGCGACCGGACCAACCTTCAGCTCGCTGACCTGGTCCTCGTACGTCGGCTCGCCCTGGACCTGGTAGAAGATGCCGATCGGGATCTTGTCGCCCCATTCGTGCGCCTTGTGCCAGGCGGCGGTGCGGTCCGTCGGGTCGTGGCCGGCCTCGTCGAGCTTGTACACACGCTCGCGGTAAAAATCGTAGGTGTTGATCTTGTTGTAGATGACGCAGGGCTGCAGCACGTCGACGAGCGCGTAGCCCTTGTGGTGGATCGCCGCCATGATCAGTTTCGCGAGGTGCTTCGGATCGCCGGAGAAGCCGCGCGCCACGAAGGTTGCCCCGCCGTTGATCGCCGTCGACAGCGGGTTGAACGCGACCTCGATGCTGCCCTCCGGCGTGGTGCTCGTCTGGAAGCCGCGGGGGCTCGTCGGCGCGTACTGGCCCTTCGTCAGGCCGTAGACCATGTTGTTTTCGGCGATGTGGACGATGTCGGAGTTGCGGCGCAGCACGTTCATGAAGTGGTTGCCGCCGATACCGTAACCGTCGCCGTCGCCGGTCACGCAGATCACGTGCAGGTCGTGGTTGGCGAGCTTGGCGCCCATCGCGATCGGCAGCGACCGGCCGTGGATGGTCGTGAACGCGTTGGCGTTCAGGTAATCCGGCAGCTTGCTGCCGCAGCCGATGCCCGAGTAGAACATGACCTCGTTGGGACGAATCTCCAGCTGCGCGAGCGCACTCTTGACCGCGTTGAGGATGCCGTAGTCCCCGCAGCCGGGGCACCACGTCACCTTGATGGCGTTGTTGTAGAGCTTCTGATCAAGCATGGACCTTGGCCTCCTCGAGCTGCGCCAGAATGTACTCGGCGGACAGCGGGCGGCCGTCCCACCGCAGGATCATCTTGTCGGCCTTCCGGCCGGTCATCGCCCTGATGAGCTGCGCGAACTGGCCGGTCTGGTTGCCCTCCACCGCGACCAGCTGCCGCGCCGCCTCGATCAGCGGCGCCGCCTTCTTCTCCGGGAAGGGCCAGATGTCGCTGAAGTGCAGCAGGTTGGCGCGGCGGCCCTTGGCGTTGAGCAGGTCGACCGCCTCGCGCGTCGCGCCGTAGGTCGCCCCCCAGCCCATCAGCGTGATCTCCGCGCGCTCGGGCCCGTAGAGCGCCGGGGCCTTGAGGTCTTCCGCGATGTTGTGGAACTTGCGCATGCGCTTGCCGGCCATCTTCAGGCGGTTCGCGGCGTCCTCGTCCTCGAAATGGCCGTACTCGTCGTGCTCGTCGCTGCACGCCTGCTGCACGGCCTTGGGGTGCCCCGCGAACGCCCGAGGCGACACGCCGCTCGGCGTGTCCATGTAGCGCAGGTACGGCCCCGCGAGCTTGTCCAGCTGCGCCGGCGTCAGCAGCTCGCCACGGTCGATCGCGACCTTCTCGATCGGAAACTCCGACGGGGCAAGCGTCCGCATCGTGTTGGTCAGATAGAACTCCGTCATCACGATCACGGGACACTGCCACTTCTCGGCCAGGTTGAACGCCCGGACGGACGCGTCGAAACACTCCTCCTGAGTCCCGGGCGCCAGAACGATCCGCGGGAACTCGCCCTGGCTCGCGAAGAGCGCGAACAGCAGGTCGCCCTGCTCCGTCTTGGTCGGCATGCCGGTCGACGGCCCCGGCCGCTGCGCCTCGATGATCACGACCGGCACCTCCGCCATGCCGGCGAGGCCGAGCGCCTCCGCCATCAGCGCGAAGCCGCCGCCGCTCGTCGCGGTCATCGACCGCGCGCCGACGTTGCCGGCGCCGATCGCGAAGCAGATCGCCGCGATCTCGTCTTCGGTCTGCTTGATCACGATGTCGTATTTCTTGGCGTGCGCGGCCATGAACTCGAGGACCGAACTGGCCGGCGTCATCGGATACCCCGACATGAACCGGCACCCCGCGGCGATCGCGCCGACCGCGAGCGCCTGGTTGCCGTTGATCAGCATCCGGTCGGACCGGTCCGTGAGCGGGCTGACCTTCCAGTCAAACGACTTGGCGTAGCGCTCGGTCGCGATCCGGTAGCCTTCCCGCGCGACTTTGAGGTTGCCCTCGACCACCGCGTCGCCCTTGCGCTTGAAATTCCTCGTGATGACGTCGGCGATGAACTCGAACGGATACTCCACGATGCCGGCGAGCGCCCCGAGCCCGCAGGTGTTGGCCATGATCTTGTTGCCGCCGAGCTCTTGGGCGATCTTGGAGAGCGGCAGGCTGAACAGCTGCGCGCCGCGCCGGACCGCCGCGGCCGTGTCGACCTTGAGGCCCTCGTCGAAGACCAGCGCGCCGCCCTGCACGACGTGCTCCCCGTAGTCGGTGATCGCCTCCGGGCTGAAGGCCAGCAGCACCTGGACGCCCTCGTGGTGGCTCCAAAGCGGGCGCTCGGAGACGCGGATCTGGAAGAAGTTCAACCCGCCGCGAATGCGGGACATGTACTCGGGATAGGTATGCAGCCAGAGCCCCCCGTGGCTGAGGGCCTGCGCGAACCCGGCGCCGCCGGACTCCACGCCCTGGCCGGCCTCTCCTGCGAGTCGGATCGATAGATCGTTGACGAGCTTAGCCACGCCGCTTCACCCCCGTTGAAGGTTGGGCGTCCCGCCCCGAAAACTCCGCCCTCATGGAACGGCCCGGGACGGTCCGCCCGCTCACTTTCGCTCTTCTTCCTCCTGCCACATCGCCTCGAGCCGGCGATACTTCTCGGGAAACTCGCCGGTATAACGCAGGTACGCCGGAATCGGATACCGGACGCCGCCGCGCTGCGTCCCCCGCAGGCCCTCGACCAGTTCGCCCGCGAGGGCCCACGGAAACGCGAACGCCATCTCGTGGTCCTCCGTCTGGCCGAAAACACGGTCGCCGTAGCAGGGCAGGATGACCTGCGGCTCTCCGCTCTGCATCGTCTCGATCACCGCGTCCGCGCAGTCGAGCCGCGCGGAGAAGCTGCTGCGCAGCCGGCCGCCCCGCCGGTACAGCGCGGCGGCGACAAGCCGCATCACCTGCGCCGAGTTGCCGTACATGAGGCCGACGGCCGGCTCGAAGGTGGCGCGGCCGAGCGGCGCCACCAGGATCCGGTCGTACTCGCCGAGCGTAAACTTCGGCACCTCGGCCTCGGTCCTCACGGCGGCTTCCGGCGTTCCCACGTACATGCCGCACGCCAGGTTCCCCTCGGCATAGTACGGGAGCACCGGCTCGAACCCGAACGCCGTCTTCGCAAGCGGACAACTGAGATCGTCGCGGCCGACGGCGAGCGCCCAGCCGTAGCGGCGGGCGATCGAAAACGTCTGGCAGATCGCGACCTTGATGCCCATCTCCGACGGGGTGCGGACCTTGTCCGGCAGCGCCTCGCCGGCGCGCAGCATCCGGATCGCCAGCGGAAACGTCTGGGGCCGGACGTGCTGCTCGATCTCGGTGTTGACCTGCGCGGGGGTCGGCCCCGCGGTGGATTCCGTCTTCGCGCCGCCGTTCATTCGGCCTTGAGCAGCGCGTCGGCGATCTCGTAGAAGACACGCGCCGACGCGGCGTCCGGCGCGGCGGCGGTCACCGGCTGCCCCCGGTCCCCGGCCTCGCGGATCGCGGGGTCGAGCGGGATCTGGCCGAGCAGCGGCGCGTGCACGAGGCCCGCCAGCCGTTCGCCGCCGCCGCGCCCGAAGATGTAGACGGGCTCGGCGCCCGGCGCCGGCAGAAAGTACGACATGTTCTCGACCACGCCGACCACGGGGGTGTTGACCTTTTCCGCCATCCGCCCGGCGCGGTAGGCCACGCCGGTCGCGGTCTCCTGCGGCGTGGTGACGATCAGCATCTCGGCCCGCGGCAACGTCTGCGCGATCGTCAGCGAGACGTCGCCCGTCCCGGGCGGCAGGTCGATCAGCAGATCCTCGACGTCGCCCCAGTACACCTCGCCGAGGAACGTCGTGATCGCCTTGTGCAGCATCGGCCCGCGCCACATCACGGCTTCGTTCTCGTCGACCATGAAGCCGATCGACATCACGCGCACGCCGAAGCGCTCGAGCGGGATGATCATCTGGTCGATGATGGTCGGCTTGCCGTTGATGCCGAGCATCCTCGGGACGCTGAACCCGTAGACGTCCGCGTCGACGATGCCCACCTTGCGCCCGCGCCGCGCAAGCGCGACGGCCAGGTTGGTCGTGACCGTGGACTTGCCCACCCCGCCCTTGCCGCTCGCGATCGTGAGAATGCGCGTCGTGGAGGTCGGGGACAAGAGCGGCGACTGCTTCTGCGGTCCCGGCCGCAGCCGGCCGATGAGGGCCTGGCGCTGCTCCTGGGTCATCACGCCCAGCTGGACGTCGACGCTGTCCACGCCGGGCAGAGCCCGGACCTTGTCGCGGATCGAATCGGTGATCGTCTCGCGGAGCGGACACCCGCTGATCGTCAGCAGCGCGTCGACCTTGACCGCGCCGCCGCGAATCTGGACGTCCTTCACCATGTCGAGCTCGACGATGCTCTTATGGAGCTCCGGATCCATGACGTCGCGGAGCGCTTCGAGCACCTGCTCGCGCGTCACCGCGATGGACCGCGTCGCCATTCCGTGCCTCCTCGTGTTTCTACCGTCTCACCGGGCGCCCGCGCCCATGCCGCACCGCGCGCCTGCTTCCCGGCGCACGCTCTCGCTCTTCCCAAGCACGGGAACGGCGGCCGGGGTTGCTGCGCGTCGGGGCGCACCGACCGGACCGGTGAGAACAATTCTCAGCCTAGAACCAGAATAGTGTCGGGACAACGGCCTTGTCAATAAGACCATTGACCGGATGGGGATGAGATGTCAGGAATCGTCGGCCGGACCCGACGCGGGCCCACCGGCAGAGCCGCCTCCGGCGCTGCCCCGCCCGCGACGCCGCCGCCGACGTCTGCGGCGCGGCCCCTGGCCAGACGCGTCTCCGGCCGGCGTCTGCGCATGCGAATCGCCCGTCGCGGCATCGTGCGGCGGGCCACCCGTCTCCGGCGATTGCGGCGCCCCCGCCGGACGCTGTGACGCCGAGAATCGCTGCGGACGCGGTCTTCGCTGGGGAAACGGACGCCGCGGCCGCCGCGGGGCCGGTCCGGTGTTCGCCGCGGGTTCAACGGCGGCCCGCCCATCGACTGCCGCGCCGCCGGCCCCCGCCTCGGCGGCCGCGCGATCGTCCCTCGCGGCGTCTGCCGACGCGATCGCATCCTCGGCCGCGGCATCCGCGGCCTCGGCGTCCGCATCACCGGGAGTGGCGGCCTCTTTCGCCGCGGGCCGCGGGCGCCGCGACGGCGCGCGCCGCTCGGCGGCGAGGCGCAGCCGGTCCAGCATCCGCTCGACGTACTGGATGAGGAAATGCTTCGCCGCCTCGTCCGAGAGCATCGGAATACCGGGATCGGCTTCAACCCGGCAGGTGAGCACTGCGCCGTCCTCGTCGGTCTCGATCTTGAACCACTGGGAAAACCCCCGCAGCGTCCCGCGCACCTGCGTGATCTCGAGACTGTGCGGCGCGCGGGCCGCCGTGCGGACCACCGCCTCGACCGGCAGGCCCGCGAAATAACCCCGCAGCGTGATCAGCGGCTCCCCCCCGGCGGGGACTGGTCCGCGGGATGCGCGGGCATCGGCGCCTCGCCGGTCCTCGAGATCGCCGGACAGCCACAGCGGCCCGCCGTACCGGGGCAGGTGTTCCGGGTGCGCCAGAAACGCAAACACGTGCTCTCGCGAGGCGCGCAGCAGGCGGTGCGCCTCGACGACGATGACGAGCGGCGGGACGGGCGGAGCTATGCGCCGAGCTCCTTCCGGACGCGCTTGGTGCCCTCGACCATCGACGCGAGCTTCGCCGTCGTCTCGTCGATCGTGCGGGTCTTGAGCCCGCAGTCGGGCGACACCTGGATCTGCTTGGCCGGGATCACGTCGAGCGTCCGGCGGATGCCGTCGACGACCTCCTCCGGCGTCTCCGCACGATGGCTGTGCGCGTCGAGCACGCCGAGCCCGATGTCCTTGGTAAAGCGCGGCGAGCGGAACGTCTCGAGCAGCGCGAAGTCCTCGTTCTTGAGCGCGAGGTCGATCTGGTTGACGGCGAGGCGCAGCATCGCCGGATAGATCTTCGGCACGTCGCCGTAGCAGACGTGGGTGATCGTGTACGTTTTGAGGCCGCTCGTCACGACCTCCATCGCTTCCACGGCGAGGTCGAAGTCCTCGTCCGGGCGCGTGTGGATCGCCGGCTCGTCGATCTGGATGTAGCGTGCGCCTGCCCGCTCCAGGTCGACCGCCTCGTCGTGGATCGCCCGGGCCAGCTCCATCACGAGCTCCCGCCGCGACGGGTAGTACTCGTTGAACGACCACTCCGCGATCGTGTACGGCCCGGTCAGCATGCCCTTGACGGGCCGCGCCGTGAGCCCCTGCGAGAACTTGTACCAGTCCACCGTAAGCGGCCCGCGCCGGCCCACCGGCCGGACGACGACCGGCTTCGGGTAGTAGCGGTTGCCGTACGATCGCACGAGCCCGGCGATCTCGAAGCCGTCCATCTGGTCGGCGAAGAACGCGACCATGTCGCCGCGGTACATCTCGCCGTCGACCAGGATGTCGATGTCGAGCTCCTCCTGGCGGCGGATCCACTCCTCGGTGGCGCGGCGCTCGAGCGTGGCGAGCTCCGCCGCCGGCATCTGCTTGCGCGCGACCTTCCGGCGCGCCTCGAGGAGATACGGGGGCTTCGGGAAGCTCCCGACGGTCGTCGTCGGCAGGAGCGTCGCGACGGCCGTGGGCGCGGCGGACGGGGTCATGCGGCACCTCCGTTGGCGAGACGAACTCCGGATACCAGGGTCTCGAGCTTCTTCCTGGCGACGCGCCGCGGCAGAAACTCGAGCCCGGCGCTCGGTCCGACCTGCAGTGTCTCCGCGGGGGCGATCTCCGCGGCCTTGCGAGTCTGCGCGGCGATCTCCTCCGGCGACTCAAGCCGGGTGTTGCGGGCGTCGAGCAGCCCGGCCCCCAGAGCCTTCGTGAACCGCGCGCGGCGCAAAATCTCCCAGTTGCGCGGACCGGCGACCAAGTCGACGCCGATGATGTCGACCGGGAGGTCCAGGATCGCCGGATAGAGCCCGTCGAGATGGCCGAAGTAGGTGTAGAGGGCGCGGGTCGCCGTAATCCCATCCCACAGCGCGTTCGACGCCCGACGGAACAGCGGGAACCGGTCCCGCCGCGTCAGCAGCCCCGGCTCGTCGACCTGGATCACGGCCGCGCCCGCGGCGGCGAGCGCGCGCAGTTCCTGGTTGAGCGCCGACGCCAGCGCCATGACGAACTGGTCGAGGTTTCCGTAGAACTCGTCCTTGCTCAACACCGCGAGCGTGAACGGCCC
Coding sequences within:
- a CDS encoding M48 family metalloprotease, with amino-acid sequence MFNFRRIAIAALAAAVGAAGAFPVAGPMPAANAALFSVSEQQEIQIGREVERQLRAKPGFVDDPGLTRNLSELGHKLAAVSERPNLPWTYHILKDTSVNAIAAPGGYVFATRGLFGFVKSQDELAFVIGHETTHVAHRHAVDLAQKDMELQFGALIVTQVLFGGGYPAYILSQIGRNMIDAKFSRDKESEADHYGVIYARKAGYDPTQSIAFFERLQAQEKTQPGLARAFEDHPETPARIGALCTELDGMGYHITCPVKPAPAVRPGTPGAGSAPAQPGDAPALTPAQDHN
- a CDS encoding molybdenum cofactor biosynthesis protein MoaE is translated as MKIKVRLFASYREAVGASQVELPLRDDADGAALWAALVARYPGLETLPPPSGYAIDDEYVSGNRPLHGAAEVALIPPVSGGGQTVTIELTEGPISTDRVLAAVADPRAGAVVLFLGVVRNNARGRRVDHLVYEAYDALARRELEKIAAAVAERWPVTRVAITHRTGRLGVGETSVAVAVSAPHRGEAFEAGRYAIDTLKQTVPIWKKEVWEGGAAWIGAGR
- a CDS encoding zinc-binding dehydrogenase, with protein sequence MRAVRFHQHGGPEVLTYEEAPDPVPGPHQVLVRVRACALNHLDIHVRRGIPGMKLPLPHTLGSDVAGEVAAVGPGVTSCKAGDAVVVNPGLSCGHCEACLSGDDNLCREYAILGEHLPGGYADLVAVPEANVLPKPARLSFREAAAVPLVFLTAWDMLVAGARVRPSETVLVWGAGSGVGSAAIQIAKEFDARVIAIAGADWKLERARALGADETINHATQQVGDEVRRLTGRRGVDVVFEHVGQATWETSLKALARGGRLVTCGSTSGFTAQTDLRYVFARKLLIRGTFMGGKGTMYEILRLVEAGRLRPVVHDARPLEDARRAHEAMERSEHFGKLVLEP
- a CDS encoding LptA/OstA family protein, giving the protein MTRSRFPRRALAGAAAIVLSLAGLGAVPSPRARAAPVPAGAQPFPALQGPLNITADEVVLANTGTGLTARGHVRLTYQTGVATADVLRLRRDDRTARLTGHVVLTDTQGKAGGDDITVTFTQANQVSRIVMAGSASAETKDYALQADRIAADRGAGRLVADRHITMFMAPDLIVNGDRLVYNQGARYGVISGHVVASNRVGRILGDWVEFYQKQERATVHGPVTAEVYGATITSSVANVDFAKSVAVFTGHTFVTRRQGTLTADKVTIYYQTRRFIAEGGTHAHFTDLESDDKP
- a CDS encoding Fur family transcriptional regulator, producing the protein MAVPSNKVGMRSPAITAGGRPARGVGRAPRRRRPGSVAAHLRALERQGYRATPQRRAILQSLLSTGRINVPAEDVCRRARALCPTVNLATTYRTLELLGRLGIVRRLTYGDGRAVFCANPQPHYHGTCLRCGAVVDLPQGRVAEVLEREQSGLTDPAFGVVSHRIEFYGYCAACREVGAGALLPEDRAADRSQAGRG
- a CDS encoding 2-oxoacid:ferredoxin oxidoreductase subunit beta; translation: MLDQKLYNNAIKVTWCPGCGDYGILNAVKSALAQLEIRPNEVMFYSGIGCGSKLPDYLNANAFTTIHGRSLPIAMGAKLANHDLHVICVTGDGDGYGIGGNHFMNVLRRNSDIVHIAENNMVYGLTKGQYAPTSPRGFQTSTTPEGSIEVAFNPLSTAINGGATFVARGFSGDPKHLAKLIMAAIHHKGYALVDVLQPCVIYNKINTYDFYRERVYKLDEAGHDPTDRTAAWHKAHEWGDKIPIGIFYQVQGEPTYEDQVSELKVGPVAKRTLAPLTSAQADALRREFF